The Brevinema andersonii sequence CCATCAATTATTTTTGGTATCATCGCTAATTTATGGGTTGTACTCACATTCAAATCATATAGTGCTTTGGCAGGAAGTGCAGCTCTTGCTTTAATGATGTTGCCCATCATTATTAAAAGCTCTTATGAAACATTAATTTTAATCCCTACATCCCTCAAACAATCAGCACTGGCACTAGGAGTACCTTATAGCCGAGTACTCTTCAAAGTGGTTCTTCCATCAGCAGCAGGTGGTATTTCATCAGGCAGCCTTTTAGGAATATCGCGTATTTTAGGAGAGACAGCACCATTATTATTTACTGCTTTTGGGACGCCATTTTTTACGTTTGACATGACGAAACCTATGGAAACAGTAGCAATGCAAATTTATAAAAATGCTTCATCTCCAAACTACAACTTAATTAGAAATGCCTGGAGTGCTTCGTTGGCATTAGTGATGTTAACATTAATTCTCAACCTTATTATAAAACCAGCTATCGATAAAATGAAAATTAAATTTTAAATATGGAGTTATTTCATGAAAATTGCCGATCAAAATTTTGTAGACTCACAATCACGCTCCAAAAGAATTTCTGAACCAGGTATTATTAATGTTCAAAATTTGAATGTATATTATGGGACACAACATGTGCTTAAATCGATTAATATGAACATTCCAGAACATAAAATTGTAGCGGTTATGGGACCTTCCGGTTGCGGCAAATCGACATTAATACGGACATTTAACAGAATGAACGAAATGATCGAAGACACCTCTCATACAGGTAAAGTACTGCTAAATAAAGAAAATATTTTTATGATGGATCCGATTATTTTAAGGCGGAAAGTTGGCATGGTTTTTCAGCAACCTACTCCTTTTCCGACAATGTCTATTTATGACAATGTTATTGCAGGATATACGTTGAATGGGGCTCACTTAAAAAAAGTGGAATCAGACAAATTAGTAGAAGAATCGCTTAAAAAATCGGCACTTTGGGCTGAAGTAAAAGACAAGCTCCATCATAAGGGTTCTTTTCTCTCAGGAGGACAACAGCAAAGATTATGTATTGCCAGGACGTTAGCGATGAACCCGGAAGTTTTGCTCCTTGATGAACCAACTTCTGCTCTAGATCCCAAATCCACAGCTATGATAGAAGAATTGCTCATCGGCTTAAAACAAAGCGTTACTATTATTTTAGTAACACACAACATTGCTCAAGCAGGACGAGTTTCGGACTATACGGCTTTTATGTATCTTGGCGAACTGGTAGAATACGACAGTACCAAACGGATGTTCACTATACCTAAAGATAAAAGAACAGAAGAGTATCTTACAGGAAAATTTGGTTAAGAGAGAGAGAGAGAGAGAGAGAGAGAGAGAGAGAGAGAG is a genomic window containing:
- the pstA gene encoding phosphate ABC transporter permease PstA produces the protein MGQFSSLRKVRIIDTIFKIFVYCGAFITLIPLFLILYFILTQGINYMTPYFFVTDAPPPIGDSEFFMMNSNQRIQAIGGIRNSLVGMFCIVSVASLVAMPFGISVAVFASEHKKHKLAQLTLLCVDALQGIPSIIFGIIANLWVVLTFKSYSALAGSAALALMMLPIIIKSSYETLILIPTSLKQSALALGVPYSRVLFKVVLPSAAGGISSGSLLGISRILGETAPLLFTAFGTPFFTFDMTKPMETVAMQIYKNASSPNYNLIRNAWSASLALVMLTLILNLIIKPAIDKMKIKF
- the pstB gene encoding phosphate ABC transporter ATP-binding protein PstB, yielding MKIADQNFVDSQSRSKRISEPGIINVQNLNVYYGTQHVLKSINMNIPEHKIVAVMGPSGCGKSTLIRTFNRMNEMIEDTSHTGKVLLNKENIFMMDPIILRRKVGMVFQQPTPFPTMSIYDNVIAGYTLNGAHLKKVESDKLVEESLKKSALWAEVKDKLHHKGSFLSGGQQQRLCIARTLAMNPEVLLLDEPTSALDPKSTAMIEELLIGLKQSVTIILVTHNIAQAGRVSDYTAFMYLGELVEYDSTKRMFTIPKDKRTEEYLTGKFG